The region GGAGTTGAGCAACGAGCAGCTCGCCCGCATCGCCGCCGCCGTAGCGCGCGACTCCCGCACGCGAGGCTGAATAGCTTCGAACGTGCGATCGGAGTCTCATTACACTTCCCTCACGGTCACTTCTCCCTTGGAAAAAAAGACCCAATTCAACCTCTGGTATTTCGTCATCGCCACGATCGCCGTGCTGTACATGGCCGAGGCATGGAAGCAATACCGGCAGGTCGAGCCGATTCCGTACAGCGAGTTCCAGAACCTGCTCGAGGCGGGCAAGGTGAAGGAGATCGCGATCCTCGACAACCATATTCAGGGGACGCTCACCGCGCCCGGTTCCGACGGGCGCGACAAGTTCATCACCACGCGCGTGGAAACCGATCTCGCCCGCGATCTCTCCAAATACAACGTCAAGTTCACCGGCGTCGTGCAAAGCACGTGGCTGAAGGACCTGCTCGGCTGGGTGATTCCCGCGCTCGTCTTCTTCGGCATCTGGATGTACGTCATGCGCCGCTTCGCCGAAAAGCAGGGCCTCGGCGGCGGCTTCATGGCGATCGGCAAGAGCAAGGCGAAGATCTACATGGAAAACGACACCAAGGTGGCGTTCGCCGACGTGGCCGGTGTCGACGAAGCCAAGGAAGAATTGCAGGAGGTGGTGAACTTCCTGAAGTCGCCGCAGGAATATAGCCGGCTCGGCGGCCGATTGCCCAAGGGCGTACTGCTGGTGGGGCCGCCCGGAACCGGCAAGACGCTGCTCGCGCGCGCCGTGGCCGGAGAGGCTGGCGTTCCGTTCCTGTCGATCAGCGGTTCGGAATTCGTCGAGATGTTCGTCGGCGTGGGCGCGGCGCGCGTGCGCGATCTGTTCGAGCAGGCCCGGCAGAAGGCGCCCGCGATCATCTTCATCGACGAGCTCGATGCGCTCGGGCGTGCGCGCGGCGCATTCGGCGGCGCCGGCGGCCACGACGAGAAGGAGCAGACGCTCAACCAGCTGCTGGTGGAAATGGACGGCTTCGATCCGAGCGCTGGACTCGTCCTGCTCTCGGCTACCAACCGGCCCGAGATCCTCGATCCGGCGTTGCTGCGCGCCGGGCGCTTCGACCGGCAGGTGCTGGTCGACCGGCCCGACCGCGTCGGTCGCGTGCAGATCCTGAACGTGCACCTGAAGAAGGTGCAGCTCGGCGCGGACGTGCGCCCCGAGGAGATCGCCGCGCTCACGCCCGGCTTCTCCGGCGCCGATCTCGCCAATCTGGTCAACGAGGCGGCGCTGCTGGCGACGCGGCGGCGCGCGCAAGCGGTCGAGATGCAGGATTTCAACGCCGGCATCGAGCGCATCATCGCCGGGCTGGAGAAGAAGAACCGGCTGCTCAATCCGCACGAGCGGCGCGTGGTCGCCTATCATGAGATGGGGCACGCCTTGGTGGCGACCGCGTTGCCGGGAAGCGATCCGGTGCACAAGATCTCGATCATCCCGCGCGGCGTGGGCGCGCTCGGCTATACCATCCAGCGCCCGACTGAAGACCGCTTCCTCATGACCCGCGTCGAGCTCGAGAACAAGATGACCGTGTTGCTCGGGGGACGCGCGGCCGAGCACATCGTGTTCCAGCATCTTTCCACCGGGGCGGCCGACGATTTGCAAAAGGTGACCGACATCGCGCGCTCGATGATCATGCGCTACGGCATGGATCCGGCCCTCGGACACGTCGCCTACGAATCCGAGCGCCGCTCCTTCCTGCCCGACGGCGGCGGGTCCGGCAACAACCGCAGCTATTCCGACGAGACCGCGCGCGAAATCGACCATGCCGTGCGCGTGCTGATCGAAAAGATGTTCGAGCGCGCCGTGCACTTGCTCACCGAACGGCGCTCGATGCTCGAAGCGGGCGCCAAGCAGCTACTCGAGCAGGAAACGATCACGGAGAAGGAGCTGGCGGCACTCGTCGAAGACGTGCGTGACGCGCAACCCGTGCCGGCGTAACGCGCAGCGGCGGCAGGCGGGCGCGCTCGTACCGCAGAACCTGAAGCCGATCGGAAGGCACGACACCGGCGCGCCCGCAACCTCGCCGAAGGCATCGCCTCGGCGCTGCCCGCTCACAGCAGCGACATCTCGTAGCGGCGCAGCAGCCGGTAGATCAGCGCGATCGGAACGATGGTGAAGAAGATAAGCATCGATGCGGCCGCCGCCGCAAGGCCCGCGCCGGTGCTTTCGAGCTGCTGGAACATCACCACGGTGAGCGTCTGCCATCGACCGCTGTACAACAGAACCGTCGAGGAGAGCTCCGAGGCCGCCGACACCCATGTGAGCACCATGCCGCCGATGATGCCGCCGAGCATCAGGGGCACGGTCAGGCGCAGGAAAGTCATCGCCGGTGAGACGCCGAGGTTGATCGAAGCCTCTTCGAGACTGGGATCGATCTGATGCAGGATCGCGCTCGACGTCCTGACGCTGAAGGGCACCTTGCGCA is a window of Betaproteobacteria bacterium DNA encoding:
- the hflB gene encoding ATP-dependent zinc metalloprotease FtsH, whose protein sequence is MEKKTQFNLWYFVIATIAVLYMAEAWKQYRQVEPIPYSEFQNLLEAGKVKEIAILDNHIQGTLTAPGSDGRDKFITTRVETDLARDLSKYNVKFTGVVQSTWLKDLLGWVIPALVFFGIWMYVMRRFAEKQGLGGGFMAIGKSKAKIYMENDTKVAFADVAGVDEAKEELQEVVNFLKSPQEYSRLGGRLPKGVLLVGPPGTGKTLLARAVAGEAGVPFLSISGSEFVEMFVGVGAARVRDLFEQARQKAPAIIFIDELDALGRARGAFGGAGGHDEKEQTLNQLLVEMDGFDPSAGLVLLSATNRPEILDPALLRAGRFDRQVLVDRPDRVGRVQILNVHLKKVQLGADVRPEEIAALTPGFSGADLANLVNEAALLATRRRAQAVEMQDFNAGIERIIAGLEKKNRLLNPHERRVVAYHEMGHALVATALPGSDPVHKISIIPRGVGALGYTIQRPTEDRFLMTRVELENKMTVLLGGRAAEHIVFQHLSTGAADDLQKVTDIARSMIMRYGMDPALGHVAYESERRSFLPDGGGSGNNRSYSDETAREIDHAVRVLIEKMFERAVHLLTERRSMLEAGAKQLLEQETITEKELAALVEDVRDAQPVPA